The stretch of DNA GAATGAGTCTGGGTTAACTAAGGCTGAAGATAGTTCTGATTCTGTGACTGGTTTAAAGCGGGATGGAGACTCTTCTGGGGTCGGCTCGTGTGAGAGTGGATCTGAAGAAGAGAAGGAAGCTGTTGTAGAAGAAGGCAAAGTGGAATCTGCTGGAGGATCCCAGAGTTGTGATACTACTATTCAGGCCAGTGTTGCTGCTNNNNNNNNNNNNNNNNNNNNNNNNNNNNNNNNNNNNNNNNNNNNNNNNNNNNNNNNNNNNNNNNNNNNNNNNNNNNNNNNNNTGAACCTGAACTCATGGTACATGATGAGATGATGGAGATTAATGCTGTGCCTTGTTCAGAGACGTTGGATTCTGGAATTAGTGCTCAAGATCAGGATAACAAAGTTGATGGCACTGTTGCTCAAGTCTCAAATATTGTGAGCTCTGAAATTGTGGCCAATGACATGGAAATTGATGGTTCTCTTGAGCATAAAACAGTGGTCATTGAAGAAAGCTTGCCAAGCATTAGTGTCCCAGTGAAGGAGGAGCCTTTGAATTTTGATGCTTTTAATTCAGCTGCTGAACTTGAGGTATAATTCAAAACATAGCGATGGTTCTGTGGTGTTCTACACTTTGATATGTTTATGTGCTTTACTTAATTATACCAATGTAGCTTTTATGCAAAACTTCAggaaactattatttttagaaatccACCGAAATTTATGTTCATATAACttattgaatataatatttatgtggTGAACTTGTTGTTTTAGACATGCGTGATTAGATAAAAGATAAGTCATCTCATTTATTGACTAGATCCACTAGTCATGTACTATTTATTAGGCTCTGAAGTCTGATGCGTTTTCCATTTTCATAGATTCTTGGCTTGGAAAAGTTGAAGACTGAACTCCAGTTGCATGGGTTAAAATGTGGTGGTACTTTGCAGGAGCGTGCTGCTAggctttttcttttaaaatcgACTCCCCTGGATAAACTTCCAAAGAAACTGCtagcaaagaaataaaaagcatTTTGATATGCATCTATCATCTGTGGAGCAGTTCCTTCTCTGTACAGTATCTTATAACTGATCATACGTTTTTGTTTGGCAGTTAATTGTGTCTTGGGTTGCGGAACAGACTAATGCCTGCATTTTCTGTTCGTTATGTTTTCACTGTTGGCTGTATTTGATGCAATAATACAATACTGTTACCAAACCGTCAAAGGAAGCTGGACTATGTATAATTCAAGTCTTATTTTGCATTatgaacaatttcaattttgctTTTATTAGATAGTAAATTAGTATTCAATTCCAGTTAGCGCGGTTAATGGAAGTGGCACTTTAACATGATTTTGTAGAAAATTTTGATGTACTATTATTGAAATACAGTCAATTGTCCTTAAATTATTGTTTGAGCAGAAGTGATAAAAGGATTTTGCAGGcttgaaaatattttacaagTTTGCCTGCTAAATTACCTACAAGACTTTCTAaaacaatataatcaaattactttaaactaatatttaatattataatgttTATTCTACAAAATGAGAACCATTTTGAATTAATTCTTCAAATATTCATCGGAACAGACTCAATATTTTAAGTCATCCAGATACTTATATATATCCCAAACCTCTGATAGTATGATTTGGGAGCTGGGAATCATTTCCCAGATTTGGTTTTAATGTGAAACTTCATGATATTGAATGAAGAACAGAATGAGAAGGTGAAGGAGAATTGCGGCAAAGCGGACACGTAGAGTTCATGCGAAGCCATTCATCAATGCAGTGAACATGGAAACAGTGTGTGCATTTAGGAATGCATCTGATTATGTCCTTGCTGTTGTACTCTGAGAGGCATATTGAACATCCTGTTCCATCATTATGTCCCACTCCAGGCAGTCTTCGACTCTCCCCTAATACAATCTTGTCGAAAGACTCAATTGTTGTCTCATCCAGACCCATCCTCATCCTGGTAATGGTAATATCAATAGTAGGTTCAGCTGATATTGTCCTTCTGCGCTTGAAGTGCGTTAAGCACCCCATCCCAATTGCACACATCATAGCTGCTCCCCCAATGGATAATATGATGATTCTAAATATCACAATGGCATGTTTTGAGTCAcctgaaaatgaaaatggaacaGTTATTACTTCTGAATActatgtaataattaataaatatgttgAGCAAAAATTTTGTGTGCAGTCAGTTAAGTTTGACTCATTTTTCAAATtggtttacattttttttaattggttatataatttatattttatttgtattgttaGTTTTTTGTCTCACTTTCATCAACTAATGTAATTGAAAGGATTTGATCATTAGAAATCCTACTAAATACGACAACAATGTATCtctcataataattttttaaaaaacatctataaaactttataaaaaatttattaatggtttttatttttttatttttttctacaaCTATTTACACACACGTATAGCctcaaaataatttgatatgaaatattttactACAGTGATTCAAACAAAAGATCAAATTTATAGAACCACatgcataatttaatataacttaaaagGTTATCCAAATGTTGCAAACTGAATATAACTTAAAggaataatttaaaagaaaaaaaattaaaagattaatccGAAAAAAGAATCAAACTCAAAAGATTGTATTTGTAATTCTGTGGATGTGTTAAGAAAGAGTAAGGGCGGATGTATGTACAGCCTTGCAGGGGCTCCAGCCCCTTCAGATCTTTGCTAATTATATACACCtaataatatacataataatattAAGGATTTTGAATATCTTGTTTGAGCAATATTTGTTAGCATAAAAAGGTGTTGCATTAATTCCTCAAGTGACCCATGtagatgaaaaataatttacaatcgATTCTCTTTTTACTTTTAGATTCGCTCCTGGACGTGACTTTCTGCATTCAATTTGCATGCAATGCCACTAATTCACCAAGTTTTTCATTTTCGGccttttaatttattgtttactATTACAACATGTAGATATGTTGCACGGTAGAATCCTTCTCCCGTGGCCATAGAACTGTCCAGGCGAAGTTCAAGTGCCACCACCGTGGATATCGAAGTTTTCAAACACATGCTAAGTCGACACATAAAATCATTGACTtagaattttcaaataaattccATGTATGTCAATTCCATTAAGGATtaagaataatatataaaacGTTTATAGATTAATAAGTTTTTGACTAAGCAAGCAAGTTGACAAAACAAATTACTTTAGATTGAATGACGAAATAATATCATGTCATGAATCACTAAACAAATGAGTTGACATGCGGAAAAGTTCAACAACAGTTTTACCCGTTTGGTGATCGGAGAAACATCGAACTCGATCACTATTTCTGCTCTCAAATTTGCACATGCCATCTTGTAATTCACAATGTCTACAATCAGGCGAAGACCATGTTAGTAGAAGATCTTCGCTGAGGTAGTTTCTGAAAATCTCATCATATGATCTTGCAACTGGAATTGAAATCTTTCTATTAACATAGCAAGACTGAGGCAATGAATTGGTGAAGTTCATCGAAGGAATAGCTGATACAAAATGTGTAGAATTGCTAAGACATTCAAGAGGTATGAATTGTGATCTTATGTTCCGAGTTGAGCATATTAGGAGGGTGtagttagtaataaatttggCA from Cicer arietinum cultivar CDC Frontier isolate Library 1 chromosome 3, Cicar.CDCFrontier_v2.0, whole genome shotgun sequence encodes:
- the LOC101507799 gene encoding putative RING-H2 finger protein ATL21A; its protein translation is MNISKFFHFFIFFLVIYASEDYCRHSWCSNDNILIRFPFQVEVEGDQYPYCGYPGFKLTCTNDSKTVLTLPYTGAFYVRKINYHKQYIQLYDPHDCLPNRLLSLNLSSSPFTAKFITNYTLLICSTRNIRSQFIPLECLSNSTHFVSAIPSMNFTNSLPQSCYVNRKISIPVARSYDEIFRNYLSEDLLLTWSSPDCRHCELQDGMCKFESRNSDRVRCFSDHQTGDSKHAIVIFRIIILSIGGAAMMCAIGMGCLTHFKRRRTISAEPTIDITITRMRMGLDETTIESFDKIVLGESRRLPGVGHNDGTGCSICLSEYNSKDIIRCIPKCTHCFHVHCIDEWLRMNSTCPLCRNSPSPSHSVLHSIS